The following coding sequences are from one Alosa alosa isolate M-15738 ecotype Scorff River chromosome 3, AALO_Geno_1.1, whole genome shotgun sequence window:
- the tfdp1a gene encoding transcription factor Dp-1a isoform X1, whose product MAKDAGLIEANGELKVFIDQNLSPGKGVLSLVTVHPQTLPIGKQLLPKTLGPSNVNIAPHLVIGTPQRPSGSNAILVNSPHTPSSQFLAQTQPSEASPWSSGKRSKKGEKNGKGLRHFSMKVCEKVQKKGVTTYNEVADELVAEFSSTDNHISPNDSHVYDQKNIRRRVYDALNVLMAMNIISKEKKEIKWIGLPTNSAQECQNLEVERQRRLERIKQKQSQLQELILQQIAFKNLVQRNRQTEQQTNRQPPPNSVIHLPFIIVNTSKKTVIDCSISNDKFEYLFNFDNMFEIHDDIEVLKRMGMAYGLEAGTCSPEDLKVARGLVPKALEPYVTEMAQGPISSVYMTGASSSNGGRYHVGSDSGADGTQASSSNDSHYSGSRVETPVSYMGDEDEDDDYDENDDDD is encoded by the exons ATGGCCAAAGAT GCTGGTCTGATTGAAGCTAATGGGGAGTTGAAGGTTTTCATCGATCAGAATTTGAGTCCTGGTAAAG GTGTCCTGTCCTTGGTGACAGTCCATCCACAGACACTTCCCATTGGGAAGCAACTTCTGCCAAAAACACTCGGTCCGTCTAATGTCAACATTGCTCCGCATTTG GTGATTGGCACACCTCAGAGACCCAGTGGCTCCAATGCCATACTGGTGAACAGCCCCCACACGCCCAGCTCACAGTTCCTAGCTCAGACCCAGCCGTCCGAAGCCTCGCCTTGGTCCTCAGG GAAGCGCAGCAAGAAGGGAGAGAAGAATGGGAAGGGGCTGAGGCATTTCTCTATGAAAGTGTGTGAGAAGGTCCAGAAGAAGGGAGTCACCACCTACAATGAAGTGGCTGACGAGCTTGTGGCGGAATTCAGCTCTACAGACAACCACATTTCCCCCAACGACTCA CACGTGTACGACCAGAAGAACATCAGACGGCGTGTCTATGACGCCCTGAATGTGCTGATGGCCATGAACATCATCTCTAAAGAGAAGAAGGAGATCAAGTGGATCGGCCTGCCCACCAACTCTGCTCAGGAGTGCCAGAACCTTGAG GTGGAGAGACAAAGACGACTTGAAAGAATCAAGCAGAAACAGTCCCAGCTCCAAGAGTTGATTTTACAG CAAATTGCCTTTAAGAACCTGGTACAGCGCAACCGTCAGACAGAACAGCAAACCAACCGGCAGCCACCGCCCAACTCGGTGATCCATCTGCCCTTCATCATTGTCAACACCAGCAAGAAGACAGTCATAGACTGCAGCATCTCCAATGACAA GTTTGAGTACCTGTTTAACTTTGACAACATGTTTGAGATCCACGATGACATTGAGGTGCTGAAGCGCATGGGCATGGCCTACGGCCTGGAGGCGGGCACGTGCTCCCCTGAAGACCTGAAGGTGGCACGCGGCCTGGTGCCCAAGGCACTGGAGCCCTACGTCACGG AAATGGCCCAGGGTCCCATCAGCAGCGTGTATATGACGGGCGCATCGTCCTCCAATGGAGGACGTTATCACGTCGGCAG TGACAGTGGAGCAGACGGCACTCAAGCGTCCAGCTCCAACGACTCCCACTACAGTGGCTCCCGGGTGGAGACCCCCGTGTCCTACATGGGggacgaggacgaggacgaCGACTACGACGAGAACGATGATGACGACTAA
- the tfdp1a gene encoding transcription factor Dp-1a isoform X2, whose amino-acid sequence MAKDAGLIEANGELKVFIDQNLSPGKVHPQTLPIGKQLLPKTLGPSNVNIAPHLVIGTPQRPSGSNAILVNSPHTPSSQFLAQTQPSEASPWSSGKRSKKGEKNGKGLRHFSMKVCEKVQKKGVTTYNEVADELVAEFSSTDNHISPNDSHVYDQKNIRRRVYDALNVLMAMNIISKEKKEIKWIGLPTNSAQECQNLEVERQRRLERIKQKQSQLQELILQQIAFKNLVQRNRQTEQQTNRQPPPNSVIHLPFIIVNTSKKTVIDCSISNDKFEYLFNFDNMFEIHDDIEVLKRMGMAYGLEAGTCSPEDLKVARGLVPKALEPYVTEMAQGPISSVYMTGASSSNGGRYHVGSDSGADGTQASSSNDSHYSGSRVETPVSYMGDEDEDDDYDENDDDD is encoded by the exons ATGGCCAAAGAT GCTGGTCTGATTGAAGCTAATGGGGAGTTGAAGGTTTTCATCGATCAGAATTTGAGTCCTGGTAAAG TCCATCCACAGACACTTCCCATTGGGAAGCAACTTCTGCCAAAAACACTCGGTCCGTCTAATGTCAACATTGCTCCGCATTTG GTGATTGGCACACCTCAGAGACCCAGTGGCTCCAATGCCATACTGGTGAACAGCCCCCACACGCCCAGCTCACAGTTCCTAGCTCAGACCCAGCCGTCCGAAGCCTCGCCTTGGTCCTCAGG GAAGCGCAGCAAGAAGGGAGAGAAGAATGGGAAGGGGCTGAGGCATTTCTCTATGAAAGTGTGTGAGAAGGTCCAGAAGAAGGGAGTCACCACCTACAATGAAGTGGCTGACGAGCTTGTGGCGGAATTCAGCTCTACAGACAACCACATTTCCCCCAACGACTCA CACGTGTACGACCAGAAGAACATCAGACGGCGTGTCTATGACGCCCTGAATGTGCTGATGGCCATGAACATCATCTCTAAAGAGAAGAAGGAGATCAAGTGGATCGGCCTGCCCACCAACTCTGCTCAGGAGTGCCAGAACCTTGAG GTGGAGAGACAAAGACGACTTGAAAGAATCAAGCAGAAACAGTCCCAGCTCCAAGAGTTGATTTTACAG CAAATTGCCTTTAAGAACCTGGTACAGCGCAACCGTCAGACAGAACAGCAAACCAACCGGCAGCCACCGCCCAACTCGGTGATCCATCTGCCCTTCATCATTGTCAACACCAGCAAGAAGACAGTCATAGACTGCAGCATCTCCAATGACAA GTTTGAGTACCTGTTTAACTTTGACAACATGTTTGAGATCCACGATGACATTGAGGTGCTGAAGCGCATGGGCATGGCCTACGGCCTGGAGGCGGGCACGTGCTCCCCTGAAGACCTGAAGGTGGCACGCGGCCTGGTGCCCAAGGCACTGGAGCCCTACGTCACGG AAATGGCCCAGGGTCCCATCAGCAGCGTGTATATGACGGGCGCATCGTCCTCCAATGGAGGACGTTATCACGTCGGCAG TGACAGTGGAGCAGACGGCACTCAAGCGTCCAGCTCCAACGACTCCCACTACAGTGGCTCCCGGGTGGAGACCCCCGTGTCCTACATGGGggacgaggacgaggacgaCGACTACGACGAGAACGATGATGACGACTAA
- the si:ch211-160b11.4 gene encoding fibrous sheath CABYR-binding protein, translated as MDLPQEEAVPRLAAILPVQGHVVQADVKPDAGLEKMESPAELRPVVQEEPAPVKQEAVVEEKTVQQEPAPAKQETVVEEKRAQMVPVVQDKPAEQEPLEQDKPAEQETLEQDKPAEQEPLVEQVKPAEQEPLVEQVQEEVHKEVQPKEDVLDENVSDLKESLSANRLPVMEEKYIVSDEPVMRSEFPVEEETVVQEVHPEPRRPGLVEEPRMELIAEEEEGMYGKLTEEEDEMAEVPEMVLEPLPKEEPVEDGAGTETDLLDPRLRLVEEPTIELEPLFGEELTSADEPGSETVPGEEEELMGEEGPVMPGEMVVEEEESPGQEPIMDIDPDEEPVPWARSGLAEGPLMDGMTVKQAMMEEEPDMWVGPGVMRERHMQNMEEEPEMWARTDEDAAAMAREMDMDNEILVGMESSDGEQARPYAEDVRPMDGEFPNAVYTKRGSCSGAIIDGRCHQFFRGPKEAADAEFFCQNNFPNGHLASVTNPYIHQQMMNLMAQNGGYTRTWVGGLKYLKTGRFIWLDGAHWGYADWLPGKPNDTIGVEDCIELLSNGKFNDMPCWDLRAYICSYPL; from the exons ATGGACCTACCACAAGAGGAGGCCGTTCCACGCCTGGCCGCTATTCTACCAGTGCAAGGCCATGTGGTCCAGGCAGATGTCAAACCAGATGCAGGTCTGGAGAAGATGGAGAGCCCTGCTGAACTGCGCCCTGTAGTTCAAGAGGAACCAGCTCCAGTTAAACAAGAGGCAGTGGTTGAGGAAAAAACAGTTCAACAGGAACCAGCTCCAGCTAAACAAGAGACAGTGGTTGAGGAAAAACGAGCTCAAATGGTCCCTGTTGTACAGGACAAGCCTGCTGAGCAGGAACCTTTAGAACAGGACAAGCCTGCAGAGCAGGAAACTTTAGAACAGGACAAGCCTGCTGAGCAGGAACCTTTGGTAGAACAGGTCAAGCCTGCTGAGCAGGAACCTTTGGTAGAACAGGTGCAGGAAGAGGTCCATAAGGAGGTCCAGCCCAAGGAAGATGTTTTGGATGAAAATGTTTCTGACCTGAAAGAAAGCCTGAGTGCAAATCGTCTCCCAGTAATGGAAGAAAAGTATATCGTAAGCGATGAGCCAGTGATGAGGTCAGAATTTCCAGTGGAGGAAGAGACAGTTGTGCAGGAGGTGCACCCAGAGCCAAGGAGGCCTGGATTGGTAGAGGAGCCAAGGATGGAGCTGATAGccgaagaggaggagggcatgTATGGCAAGTTAactgaagaggaagatgagatgGCTGAAGTACCTGAGATGGTGCTGGAACCCCTGCCGAAGGAGGAGCCAGTAGAAGATGGCGCCGGGACAGAGACAGATTTATTGGACCCAAGGCTTAGATTGGTGGAAGAGCCGACAATAGAGCTGGAGCCTCTGTTTGGAGAGGAACTCACTTCCGCCGATGAGCCAGGATCAGAGACTGTgcctggagaggaggaggaactcATGGGGGAAGAGGGGCCAGTCATGCCAGGTGAAATGGTGGTTGAGGAGGAAGAGTCACCAGGTCAGGAGCCCATCATGGATATAGACCCAGACGAGGAGCCAGTTCCTTGGGCACGGTCTGGTTTGGCAGAGGGGCCTTTGATGGATGGTATGACTGTGAAACAGGCAATGATGGAGGAAGAGCCTGATATGTGGGTGGGGCCAGGTGTGATGAGGGAAAGGCACATGCAGAACATGGAGGAAGAGCCTGAGATGTGGGCGCGGACAGATGAAGATGCTGCAGCAATGGCTAGAGAAATGGACATGGACAATGAGATTTTAGTGGGAATGGAGAGTAGTGATGGTGAACAGGCAAGACCTTATGCAGAAGATGTAAGACCTATGGATGGAGAGTTCCCTAATGCAG TGTACACCAAGAGGGGCTCATGCAGTGGAGCGATCATTGATGGTCGGTGCCACCAGTTCTTCCGAGGACCCAAGGAGGCAGCAGATGCTGAG TTCTTCTGCCAGAACAACTTCCCCAACGGTCACTTGGCCTCCGTCACCAACCCTTACATCCACCAGCAGATGATGAACCTCATGGCACAGAACGGTGGCTACACACGCACCTGGGTTGGAGGACTCAAATACCTGAAG ACTGGCCGCTTCATCTGGCTGGACGGTGCACACTGGGGGTATGCTGACTGGCTCCCTGGGAAACCCAACGACACCATTGGAGTAGAGGACTGCATAGAATTACTCA GTAATGGGAAGTTTAATGACATGCCATGCTGGGACCTACGGGCTTACATTTGCTCATATCCTCTGTGA
- the mettl21cb gene encoding S-adenosylmethionine-dependent methyltransferase domain-containing protein, whose protein sequence is MDLNYLGKPTTEGMEYRNVCLVTRMEDARCEEEDINEQEENEDQSEGVMVWEKFEHLAPEKKKKAWEPSNETFSFAGQEICIKESVDSFGALTWPGAPALCEYLENNPEQIDLRDKAVLEIGAGTGLVSIVACLLGAWVTATDLPGILDNLRYNLSRNTRGRCRYTPQVAALVWGHNLQRTFPSSIFHYDYVLAADVVYHHDCLDELLVTMEHFCRPGTTLIWSNKVRFETDHRFTERFKNAFDTTVLAEIPQEQIKIYKATFKK, encoded by the exons ATGGACTTGAATTACTTGGGTAAGCCCACAACCGAAGGGATGGAGTACCGCAACGTATGTTTAGTGACCAGAATGGAGGACGCCAGGTGTGAGGAAGAGGATATTAACGAGCAAGAGGAAAATGAAGATCAGTCTGAGGGCG TGATGGTGTGGGAGAAGTTTGAACATTTGGCgccagagaaaaagaaaaaggctTGGGAGCCAAGCAACGAAACCTTCAGTTTTGCTGGACAAGAAATATGCATCAAGGAGTCTGTCGATTCCTTTGGCGCCCTCACCTGGCCAGGG GCTCCGGCTCTTTGTGAGTACTTGGAGAATAACCCTGAGCAGATTGATCTAAGGGACAAGGCAGTGCTGGAGATAGGAGCAGGGACCGGCCTGGTGTCCATAGTGGCCTGCTTACTAG GGGCTTGGGTCACTGCAACAGACTTGCCTGGCATCCTGGATAACTTGAGGTACAACCTCTCACGGAACACCCGTGGCCGCTGCCGCTACACCCCCCAGGTGGCTGCCCTGGTGTGGGGACACAACCTCCAGCGCACCTTCCCCTCCTCCATCTTCCACTATGACTATGTCCTGGCTGCAGATGTCGTCTACCACCACGACTGTCTGGACGAACTGCTGGTGACCATGGAGCACTTCTGCCGTCCTGGGACCACTCTTATTTGGTCTAACAAG GTACGGTTTGAGACTGACCATCGATTCACAGAGCGCTTCAAGAATGCTTTTGACACGACCGTGCTTGCTGAGATACCACAGGAGCAAATCAAGATCTACAAGGCCACTTTCAAGAAATGA